One Nothobranchius furzeri strain GRZ-AD unplaced genomic scaffold, NfurGRZ-RIMD1 Scf031, whole genome shotgun sequence genomic window carries:
- the LOC139064481 gene encoding uncharacterized protein: MSSNARTCPACQTGSISSGDLHIKCEVCLGAHHVGLALTPQASCPFCAALPVAEKIAALLEGRHVEVHTDNQVAAAYINRHGGVQSVATDLLCWAHVHLLSIKATYIPGFLNVAADILSRGGPRDSDWRLHPALISQIWIKFGEPSVDLFAARENAQCRLWFSLSPRDHPPLGADTFSRQPWPQTLLYAFPPVPLIPRLLDRVRSEQLSVILVAPRRLSASWFPDLQALVSDSPWRLPWRGDALLQADGIIKHPSEIGQWLWVWPLSGHA, encoded by the coding sequence ATGTCCAGCAAcgcaaggacctgcccggcctgccagacgggctccatctccagtggCGACCTGCACatcaaatgtgaggtctgtctcggggctcatcacgttggcctggccttgaccccccaggcctcgtgcccattttgtgctgctctgcccgtggctgaaaagatcgctgcccttctcgagggccgtcatgtcgaagttcacacagacaaccaggtggcggcagcctacataaatcgccatgggggagttcaatcggtagccacagatttactgtgttgggcacatgtccacctgctgtccatcaaagccacctacattcctgggttcctgaatgtggcagcagacatcctgtcgagagggggaccccgcgactccgactggcgtctgcatcccgcactgatatcacagatctggatcaagttcggggaaccctctgtggatctgttcgcagctcgcgaaaacgctcagtgtcgcctgtggttttccctgagtccccgggaccaccccccgctTGGAGCGGACACCTTCTcacgccagccctggcctcagacgctcctgtatgcgtttccgccggtcccactgattccccgtctcctggaccgagttcggtctgaacagctctcggtaattctggtagctcccagacgcttgtccgcgtcatggtttccggacctgcaagcgctagtgtccgactccccgtggaggctcccgtggaggggggacgcccttctccaggcggatgggataatcaaacatccttcagaaataggccaatggctgtgggtctggccgctgagcggtcacgcttag